The nucleotide sequence tagggaaaaataaatattcaatttatcCGAACTAATCGAATTGAATCGATCAAATTTatcggttcggtttgatttttttttttatattggttTAGTTCGGTTAGTTTCTTtctaaaaaattagtttttgatttaatttttttattagaataatcGAATTAATTGAACTGatcaaactttaaaatgatattttgttgtttataaaatgatgtttttttcgattttatgcattttcaatcggttatcttttttttttggttcaatttatatagtttgaatttaatttttcagaCTAATTGAtcgatttgattcaattttacTTATCAATTCGATTTAATCAGTTAGTAAATTTTGATCAGTtcaataattaaactaattatttGCACACTCCTAATAATCATTAGCtcgtttgattattttttttcatgttatgattaaatataatagtagtaGGGTTGAGCAATGAAGTTGCAAAAATGATTGAATGGAATGTAACTAACCCGTCAAATTATGGTTTCTTTTCTACAATGATCAGACGTGGTTTGAGATTTTCAAAGTTCGATCAAGCTAATTTGACGGTAATTTCATGCATCgataaactaaaacaaaatcaaCCGACCACTTCCAGATTatctaaattacaaaaatcCTCTAAATCGCTAAATTATATTTGAGTGGTTCTAAATACATGATAAATTAGTTATActttgaaaaatagaaattgtaactttttaaatattcacacattaatgtattatataatcCCTCGAGATAACTCAAGTGGTTGACCGCATGGGTTTTGGATATGTCAAGATTATGTGTTCGAATCTCAAGCAATACAATAGATATTGTTTAACTACACGAGGAGCCACAGGCACAGGTCTTTGACCTGGACTTACCTCAGTGTGGCTCGGTGGTCCAGTTTGGGTTAGCCCGTAAGTTATAGAGAGGCAATGCTTGCGTCAAAGACACCATTAGACGAagtttctcaaaaaaaaaaaaaaaagtattatatattgtttcaaattaatataaatatataatccgtctatttacaaataatattaagaatataataactaaatattgCAATAATATATTACACTTCCAAAATTGCCCAAACCGCTCACACCCTGCCCAGGCTGATTAATCACCGTCCAAATCCAATGATTTTCCCCAATGTGGGTGGGTCCCAATAAATTTGAGGACAGGTTCTAAGTCGGCCCAATTTGTTGCATTCATGTCTACTAATGACTTCGACGAGTGGTCCATCTTCATGGGGACACTTGTCGCAATCCGTTCACATCCAACTGCCACGTGGAGCTTAATCCCATACCCTAATCTAATAccattgctatacaattatTGTACAACACAAATTATTAGcatgatttatatataattattttaatatattttaaactcaataaatTACGATAGAACCCTTAAAATTTAGTGTAAGCTCAACACTACAAGACTACAATGCACAATAacttttctagttttttttttgtaatatgtgAAATTCAAGGATCACTAATAATTTTCGGCTTGAACGATCCCATCATCTTTAAAACCCACAGTCTAACTTGACTCAACCCAAATATTCAGATAAATTTGATTGCGAGCCAAAGCTTAGACCTAACATTTCGGATAGATTCAAACTTTACGTTATCCCACGTGAAAATAGAATCAAGCCCACGACTTCGCGATACGTTAAGCTTCCGAACGCATGGTATCCCGAGAGATTAGTGGACAATAACTTGGAAACCTTATATTTTGTTTGGAACTTGATCGTATCTTAGTATAACCTTGTTATTAGCATCACTAATTAAACCGAAAATGGAACACTAAAGTTTGTGGCACTTGATTACTCTGTATTATATACACAATACAAAACATAACATGTATGTGACATAGCAAGACAAGTGTTAAAACTTAAATGTTCAGCTACCATTTCATTTCAATAACGTTATGAATATAAAGAAAACCCTGCTTGAAGTAAATCCTAATCTTTACCACATTAGTTGAAGACTTACAAACAGAGACatgaaaatataaagaaaatattctaTTTATATGACCGTAGAAAGATCCTGAAAACACCATCATCATGCATACACAGCTTCAGCATcacaggaagaagaagaagaagaagaaggatcaTCTAAGCCAACCAAATTGCTACTGCCACATcaagaggatgaagatgaagatgctgctacatatatatatatatgtatatatacgcGGAGAATTTATCAGAATTCTCACAATCAACACTACTACCATACCATTACtcttcaggaagaaacaaaatcaaagcaaagcaaatcatctctctctctctctctctctctctttttcgtGTGAAAAGACTGTAATTTTAGCTACTGAAAGGGTGACCCGGCGTGAAAATGGCAAGCTCTGGCCAGCCATTGTCGCCGCCCCAACAGCCGGATTCTCCCCCATTATCAACACCCAGAAAATTCTCCGAGTTACCGGCGCCGCTCTGCAACTCCACCGTCTGGTTATGGATGCCGCCCGGCTCCGAATTCGAATCGGGTTTTTCTCGGAAGTCGCCCAATTGCAAACCCGACCCGTGCGGATTCAAGCCCCCAATCTGCATATTCGCCGCCAGAAGCGAGCCGAACCCGCCGCCGCCCATGTCCAGCGACGCGGCCGGAAAACTGTACGGGGCCGAGGAGGTTTCCGATTTCGGGAGAGGCTGCGACGAGGAAGGAGAGGATGACGATGAGGCGCGCCTGCCGCTGGACGAGCGCTTGTTGGCCTTGCGGGTGCCGCCGCCGACCGGAATGTTGCGGAGCGCGCCGCCTTTGGTCCAGTAGCGGCGGCAGTTCTTGCAGAAGTGGCGCGGCTGCGAGAGGTTGTAGTTGTTGTAGTAACAGAACTTGGTGTTGGTCGAGTTGCAGCGCGGGCACCTCAGCTGCTCGTGCTCCGGGAATTGGGGCTGATACGTCGACGGGTCTTGCATTTGCATTTCACTCTGCTATTCATTCATGTTCAAAAACCATGAATTTCTTCGTGCTTGTACTTTTGTATTGCATTAAAAGAACAATAATTTAAtgattcctttattcttttgatCGACCCAACAGGTCCagacaaacaaaaatatgcaaTCTTTGGTTCTAACAAcgaaaatcaaatcaaatcaaaacaaaggATAAGGGTGTATGTCTGAGCCTGAAATGTAATAACTGAGAAAATATCCTTACGGAGGCGTTTCCGGTGATTTGGCGACCTGGGTATGTTTCAGCGCCGAGATTCCGTCAAGCTCATGGGCCGAACGGCGACGGGGTTCCGGGAAGACAGATcggagaagaagacaaaggtAGGGTCAGGATACTTTTGACGAAATCGGAGATGGGTTTGACAGAGACAGATCAACAAGATGGAAGGTCGAACGAAGCTTAACAAGAAATCAGGTCCGAGGCTTACGGAGCCGGAGAGAAGCAGATCGCAGAAAGAGAAGGAACCGGGTGGGTTGGGAGCTTTGAGAGCAGCAGCTAGCTTCTGGCTTCAACACTCACGGATGAATGAATCTGCAGCAAGCAACAAATAATAAAGGGCCCAATCTTTCTTTCAATTGGGAACCACCCAGCATCCAGATCTATGTCTCTGTGACTGTGTGCAAGCAGAACTGAAGAACACCAGAAGACTTCATTCACAAGAAGAAGAcccctctgtctctctctctctctctctctctctctctcatatgtttgcatatatatatgcctgGGAATTTGGAGTTGGCTAAGCTGATGGAGACAGGACAGCCGCTCAGAGCTGGAATTTGataatcagagagagagagagagagatttattagggaagattataaTAAGGATAGTTAAATTCTTTGTTGTTGGCTGCAGTGGGATTTTAGTAGGAATCTGCCCCCACAGACATTCGTTTAATTGCCTAATGCCACTTCTTTACCACATTTTTAAAAAGGTTCAAACCAAAGGGGAACATAACTTgtgtcaacttcttcttcttctctgactGCTGCTGAAAACTTCTGAATTccctccatatatatatacatatataagatCAAGATGGTCACTTTCTTCTATATTATATCATCATAATTACTTTTAACTTCAATTTATTCTTAAACTTTTCAAT is from Diospyros lotus cultivar Yz01 chromosome 2, ASM1463336v1, whole genome shotgun sequence and encodes:
- the LOC127796010 gene encoding dof zinc finger protein DOF1.7-like, with the translated sequence MQMQDPSTYQPQFPEHEQLRCPRCNSTNTKFCYYNNYNLSQPRHFCKNCRRYWTKGGALRNIPVGGGTRKANKRSSSGRRASSSSSPSSSQPLPKSETSSAPYSFPAASLDMGGGGFGSLLAANMQIGGLNPHGSGLQLGDFREKPDSNSEPGGIHNQTVELQSGAGNSENFLGVDNGGESGCWGGDNGWPELAIFTPGHPFSS